Below is a window of Bacteroidota bacterium DNA.
GTTTTTTTATGGCAAAGATAATAAATATTTACGTCATTTCATACTTAACTTAACAGTAGTTCCATTTGTGGTATGAAGTTCGGTGACTTGAACGGGAACGGCGTGAAAGATACAAACGAGAACGGACTTTTTGGCTGGGAGATACAATTGAATGACGGCGCCTATACAACAACGACTGATCCAAGCGGTAATTATTGCTTCACCGGACTTGGACCTGGAACTTACACTGTAACTGAAGTTCTGCAACCCGGATGGACTCAAACAACACCGCCACATCCACCAATTACATTAGCATGTTGTCAAACCGTTACGGGTATTGACTTTGGGAACCAATATACCATATCAATTCCAGTTTCTATCGGTTGGAACATAGTTTCTGTTCCTTTGACAGTTGACGATTATAGAAAAATAATACTATTTCCTACTGCAGTTTCAAATGCTTTTGCCTATGTTGGGAATTATGTAGTTAAAGATACTCTTGAGAATGGTTTTGGATACTGGCTAAAGTTTGGGAATGCTCAAAACATTCAACTTACTGGCTTACCTTTGATAACAGATACAATTGATGTAACAACAGGTTGGAACCTAATTGGCTCAATTTCGCAGACGATTTCTGCCGCATCAATACAGCCAATAGGAACGACAATTATTTCACCATTATTTGGTTACAATAATGGATATTTTATTACAGATAGTATTGAACCAGGCAAAGGATATTGGGTAAAAGTAAGTTCAGCAGGGAAACTCGTACTTTCGTCAACATTATTGGTTTCGGGAAAGGAGTCGATGTCAAAGTAAGTAGTTGACACTTAAAAAGTCGTTTTTAGCGCTGGATAAGACTTTGATGGTACAAAAAGCACTCTTAAGACGTAATAGAAAATTGACAAAAAATATTTAAACATCTCTTTCCACTTCCTCTTCATCCGTTTGAAATTGTATGCTGCAGATACAAGCAATACGTTGGTCTCATCACCAGCAATGTGACGGTAAAAGTTTCTACCAAGACGGTGATTATTTTTCAAATGACTAATACCAGCTTCAATCGATGATCGTCTGCGATGAGCTGCTCAAAGTTTTACTTTGCCGTAATACGTTGTTGCTTTTTTCTTCGGTGTGATTACTTCCGTTTCTCCAATTTTATCAACACCCCAGTATCCTAAATCTGTCCGTCTTAAGCGGACCTTGCGTGGTTCGTTTGTTGAAAAGTGCGAAAGCTCAAGGTGGTCTGTTGAGTGGAGCAGA
It encodes the following:
- a CDS encoding SdrD B-like domain-containing protein; translation: MKFGDLNGNGVKDTNENGLFGWEIQLNDGAYTTTTDPSGNYCFTGLGPGTYTVTEVLQPGWTQTTPPHPPITLACCQTVTGIDFGNQYTISIPVSIGWNIVSVPLTVDDYRKIILFPTAVSNAFAYVGNYVVKDTLENGFGYWLKFGNAQNIQLTGLPLITDTIDVTTGWNLIGSISQTISAASIQPIGTTIISPLFGYNNGYFITDSIEPGKGYWVKVSSAGKLVLSSTLLVSGKESMSK